One genomic window of Niveibacterium sp. SC-1 includes the following:
- the trxB gene encoding thioredoxin-disulfide reductase — MANETRHSRLIILGSGPAGYSAAVYAARANLKPLLITGLAQGGQLMTTTDVDNWPADADGVQGPELMARFERHAARFNTEILFDHIHTTKLDQRPFVLQGDSGTYTCDALVIATGATAKYLGLPSEEAFAGRGVSACATCDGFFYRNKEVAVIGGGNTAVEEALYLSNIASKVTLVHRRDSFRAEAIMVDHLMERVAEGKIVLELDSALDEILGDNSGVTGMRLKNLKHNSSKDVSLAGVFIAIGHKPNTDIFKGQLKMDDTGYLYTQGGRDGNATQTSVPGVFAAGDVQDHVYRQAVTSAGTGCMAALDAQAYLAALK; from the coding sequence ATGGCCAACGAAACCCGCCACTCCCGGCTCATCATCCTGGGCTCCGGCCCCGCCGGCTATTCGGCCGCCGTGTACGCCGCACGTGCCAACCTCAAGCCGTTGCTGATCACCGGTCTCGCCCAGGGCGGCCAGCTGATGACCACCACCGACGTCGACAACTGGCCGGCGGACGCCGACGGCGTGCAGGGCCCGGAACTGATGGCCCGCTTTGAACGCCATGCGGCCCGTTTCAACACCGAAATCCTTTTCGACCACATCCACACGACCAAGCTCGACCAGCGGCCCTTCGTGCTGCAGGGCGACTCGGGCACCTACACCTGCGACGCGCTCGTCATCGCGACAGGCGCCACCGCCAAGTATCTGGGCCTGCCCTCGGAGGAAGCCTTCGCCGGCAGGGGTGTCTCCGCGTGCGCGACCTGTGACGGCTTCTTCTACCGCAACAAGGAAGTCGCGGTGATCGGCGGCGGCAACACGGCCGTCGAAGAAGCGCTGTACCTCTCGAACATCGCCAGCAAGGTCACCCTCGTGCATCGTCGCGACAGCTTCCGCGCCGAGGCGATCATGGTCGATCACCTGATGGAGCGTGTCGCCGAGGGCAAGATCGTGCTGGAGCTCGATTCCGCGCTGGACGAGATCCTCGGCGACAACTCCGGCGTGACCGGCATGCGCCTGAAGAACCTCAAGCACAACAGCAGCAAGGACGTGAGCCTCGCGGGGGTGTTCATCGCCATCGGACACAAGCCGAACACCGACATCTTCAAGGGCCAGTTGAAGATGGACGACACCGGCTACCTCTACACCCAGGGCGGTCGCGACGGCAATGCCACGCAGACCAGCGTACCCGGCGTTTTCGCCGCGGGCGACGTGCAGGACCATGTGTATCGCCAGGCCGTCACCAGCGCCGGCACCGGCTGCATGGCCGCGCTCGACGCCCAGGCCTACCTCGCCGCGCTGAAGTAA
- a CDS encoding cyclic nucleotide-binding domain-containing protein, translating into MSTGHTVSVTALRTFPIFQGLTEERLQSVARCAIMRRAPRGSTVVNAGDRTDYVYFVLTGSLKVLVSDEDGREVILTLIGQGEIFGEMGVVDEEPRSATVVAVSASDLVTISKADFRRILQDNFEVSLFLMKNLARRLRMADRKIESLALMDVYGRVARLLLDMAAEEGDSRIVTRKISKQDIAKMIGASREMVSRVMKDLQLQGLIRETDDGIILLDKIEEL; encoded by the coding sequence ATGAGCACTGGCCATACCGTTTCCGTCACCGCCCTGCGGACATTCCCGATTTTCCAGGGCTTGACCGAAGAGCGTCTCCAGTCCGTTGCCCGTTGCGCCATCATGCGCCGCGCGCCGCGTGGCTCGACCGTGGTGAACGCGGGTGATCGCACTGACTACGTCTATTTCGTACTGACCGGCAGCCTCAAGGTGCTGGTGAGCGACGAGGACGGCCGCGAAGTGATCCTGACCCTGATCGGACAGGGCGAGATCTTCGGCGAGATGGGCGTGGTCGACGAGGAGCCGCGTTCGGCGACCGTGGTCGCCGTGTCCGCCTCGGACCTGGTGACAATCTCGAAGGCGGACTTCCGCCGCATCCTGCAGGACAACTTCGAGGTCTCGCTCTTCCTGATGAAGAACCTCGCGCGCCGCCTGCGCATGGCCGACCGCAAGATCGAAAGCCTGGCGCTGATGGACGTGTATGGTCGCGTGGCGCGTCTGCTGCTCGACATGGCAGCCGAGGAAGGCGACAGCCGTATCGTTACCCGCAAGATTTCCAAGCAGGACATCGCCAAGATGATCGGCGCCTCGCGCGAGATGGTCAGCCGCGTGATGAAGGACCTGCAGTTGCAGGGCCTGATCCGCGAGACCGACGACGGCATCATCCTGCTGGACAAGATCGAGGAACTTTGA
- a CDS encoding DNA translocase FtsK 4TM domain-containing protein, whose amino-acid sequence MLFSGLSRGPSQPLPERMAALLREARWMLLGVLGVFLGMILFGYRKSDPGWSHAVRVDHVGNPGGRFGAWMSDLLFSLFGLCAWLWVVLLVWGIFAGHRHWKDKLNGSRRSAILVLLGFAVLLFGGSALEALRFHSHQAVLPGEPGGVVGIELARLTMNYLGFTGGTLVLLALLAAGSSLFFGFSWMNALERLGALIETGGADALLQYRAWQDRRAGEKVAVKREEKVKRERKKRADSPKVEIRIEPPAPEVQKSERAEKERQQVLFTDPTAGGLPPLALLDPPANDVEPPSVESLEYTSRLIERKLADFGVEVKVLAAYPGPVITRYEIEPAIGVKGAQIVNLVKDLARALSVMSIRVVETIPGKACMGLELPNAKRQTVRLSEILSSKAYHDMGSPLCVGLGKDIGGHPVVADLAKMPHLLVAGTTGSGKSVGINAMILSLLYKAGPDKVRLIMVDPKMLELSVYEGIPHLLAPVVTDMKHAAHALNWCVGEMERRYKLMSALGVRNLAGYNKQVTDALKAGKPLTNPFSITPESPEPLTTMPMIVVVIDELADLMMVVGKKIEELIARLAQKARAAGIHLVLATQRPSVDVITGLIKANIPTRMAFQVSSKIDSRTILDQMGAEALLGMGDMLYLAPGTGLPTRVHGAYVADDEVHKVVEHLKQTGEPDYVEGILTGGGGEDGGGDLFAPEGGAGGDEGEADPMYDQAVEVVLKTRRPSISLVQRHLRIGYNRAARLIEQMEKSGLVSAMGTNGNREVIVPAKAED is encoded by the coding sequence ATGCTCTTCTCCGGCCTTTCCCGCGGACCGTCCCAGCCGCTTCCCGAACGCATGGCCGCCTTGCTGCGCGAGGCGCGCTGGATGCTGCTCGGCGTACTCGGCGTCTTCCTCGGGATGATTCTCTTCGGCTACCGCAAGTCGGACCCGGGCTGGTCCCATGCGGTGCGGGTGGATCACGTCGGCAATCCGGGGGGGCGCTTCGGCGCCTGGATGTCGGATCTGCTCTTCTCGCTCTTCGGCCTCTGCGCCTGGCTCTGGGTGGTGCTGCTCGTGTGGGGGATCTTCGCCGGGCATCGCCACTGGAAGGACAAGCTCAACGGCAGCCGCCGCTCGGCCATCCTGGTTCTGCTCGGCTTCGCGGTGCTGCTCTTCGGCGGCTCGGCGCTGGAAGCGCTGCGCTTCCATTCCCATCAGGCGGTACTGCCCGGCGAGCCGGGCGGGGTGGTCGGCATCGAGCTCGCGCGCCTGACGATGAACTATCTTGGCTTCACCGGCGGCACCCTGGTGCTGCTTGCCTTGCTGGCAGCCGGGTCCAGCCTGTTCTTCGGCTTCTCCTGGATGAACGCGCTCGAACGCCTCGGTGCGCTGATCGAAACCGGCGGCGCGGACGCCTTGCTGCAGTACCGCGCCTGGCAGGATCGCCGCGCCGGTGAGAAGGTCGCGGTCAAGCGCGAGGAGAAGGTCAAGCGGGAGCGCAAGAAGCGCGCGGATTCGCCCAAGGTGGAGATCCGCATCGAACCCCCGGCGCCCGAAGTACAGAAGTCCGAACGCGCGGAGAAGGAACGCCAGCAGGTCCTCTTCACCGACCCGACGGCGGGCGGCCTGCCGCCGCTCGCGCTGCTCGATCCGCCCGCCAACGACGTGGAACCGCCCTCGGTCGAGTCGCTGGAGTACACCTCGCGCCTGATCGAACGCAAGCTCGCCGATTTCGGCGTCGAGGTGAAGGTGCTCGCCGCCTATCCCGGCCCGGTCATCACGCGCTACGAGATCGAGCCGGCGATCGGCGTCAAGGGCGCGCAGATCGTCAACCTGGTGAAGGATCTGGCCCGCGCGCTCTCCGTGATGAGCATCCGCGTGGTCGAGACCATCCCGGGCAAGGCCTGCATGGGCCTGGAGTTGCCGAACGCCAAGCGCCAGACCGTGCGCCTCTCCGAGATCCTCAGCTCCAAGGCTTACCACGACATGGGCTCGCCGCTCTGCGTGGGCCTGGGCAAGGACATCGGCGGCCATCCGGTGGTGGCGGATCTGGCCAAGATGCCGCACCTGCTGGTGGCCGGTACGACCGGTTCGGGCAAGTCGGTGGGGATCAACGCGATGATCCTCTCGCTGCTCTACAAGGCCGGGCCGGACAAGGTGCGACTGATCATGGTCGACCCGAAGATGCTGGAGCTTTCGGTCTACGAAGGCATCCCGCACCTGCTCGCACCCGTCGTGACCGACATGAAGCACGCCGCGCATGCGCTCAACTGGTGTGTCGGCGAAATGGAGCGACGCTACAAGCTGATGTCCGCGTTAGGCGTGCGCAACCTCGCCGGCTACAACAAGCAGGTTACCGACGCGCTCAAGGCGGGCAAGCCGCTCACCAATCCCTTCTCGATCACTCCCGAGAGCCCCGAGCCGCTGACCACGATGCCGATGATCGTGGTGGTCATCGACGAACTCGCCGACCTCATGATGGTGGTCGGCAAGAAGATCGAAGAGCTGATTGCGCGCCTGGCGCAGAAGGCGCGCGCCGCCGGCATCCACCTCGTGCTCGCGACGCAGCGTCCCTCGGTGGACGTGATCACCGGCCTCATCAAGGCCAACATCCCGACGCGGATGGCCTTCCAGGTTTCGAGCAAGATCGACTCGCGCACCATCCTCGATCAGATGGGCGCCGAAGCCCTGCTTGGGATGGGTGACATGCTCTACCTCGCACCTGGCACCGGGCTGCCGACGCGGGTGCACGGCGCCTACGTGGCCGACGATGAAGTGCACAAGGTGGTCGAACACCTCAAACAGACCGGGGAACCTGACTACGTCGAAGGCATTCTCACCGGGGGTGGTGGTGAGGACGGCGGCGGCGATCTCTTCGCGCCCGAAGGCGGTGCCGGCGGCGACGAAGGCGAGGCCGATCCCATGTACGACCAGGCGGTCGAAGTCGTGCTCAAGACGCGTCGGCCCTCCATCTCGCTGGTGCAGCGTCACCTGCGCATCGGCTACAACCGGGCGGCGCGCCTGATCGAACAGATGGAGAAATCCGGCCTGGTCTCTGCCATGGGCACCAACGGCAACCGCGAAGTGATCGTCCCCGCCAAGGCAGAGGACTGA
- the lolA gene encoding outer membrane lipoprotein chaperone LolA, with amino-acid sequence MIRIQTVLAGALLLASVQASAAGLDQLRAFASGTRSGRTDFSQTVAARNGKPGQKASGTFVFQRPGKFRFSYLKPYQQTIVGDGKKLWTYDHELRQVTVKPMTDTLGATPAALLTGGDDLERNFTLKDAGAVDGVEWIEATPKQQEAGFEKVRIGFKGGQPVEMEVRDNFAQTTLLRFGSFQKNAKTDPAEFRFEVPAGADVVGE; translated from the coding sequence GTGATCCGCATCCAAACCGTTCTTGCCGGCGCGCTGCTGCTGGCTTCCGTGCAGGCTTCGGCGGCGGGGCTCGACCAGTTGCGCGCTTTCGCCAGCGGCACTCGCTCGGGGCGCACCGATTTTTCCCAGACCGTGGCCGCCCGCAACGGCAAACCGGGGCAGAAGGCGAGCGGCACCTTCGTCTTCCAGCGGCCGGGGAAATTCCGCTTCAGCTACCTCAAGCCCTACCAGCAGACCATCGTCGGCGACGGCAAGAAGCTCTGGACCTACGACCACGAACTCAGGCAGGTCACCGTCAAGCCGATGACCGACACGCTCGGCGCCACACCCGCGGCGCTGCTCACCGGCGGCGACGATCTGGAGCGCAACTTCACGCTCAAGGACGCTGGCGCGGTGGACGGCGTGGAATGGATCGAGGCCACGCCCAAGCAACAGGAGGCGGGCTTCGAGAAGGTGCGCATCGGCTTCAAGGGCGGTCAGCCCGTCGAGATGGAGGTGCGCGACAACTTCGCGCAGACCACGCTGCTGCGTTTTGGCAGCTTCCAGAAGAACGCCAAGACCGACCCCGCCGAATTCCGCTTCGAGGTACCCGCGGGCGCCGACGTGGTCGGCGAGTAA
- a CDS encoding replication-associated recombination protein A, whose product MADLFDTPAPKHQPLAELLRPRTLDEVVGQRHLLGPGKPLRLAIKSGRPHSMILWGPPGVGKTTLARLMANNFDADFVAISAVFSGVKEIREAVNRAELSRQQGGRATILFVDEVHRFNKAQQDAFLPFVESGVVTFIGATTENPSFEVNSALLSRAAVYVLNSLSTAEMEELVERARTHAFPDLDVSAEARERLIGWADGDARRLLNVLDTLHTAAGVAGTSQIDADFVESTLAQNLRRFDKGGDAFYDQISALHKSVRGSNPDAALYWLARMFDGGADPLYLARRLVRMASEDIGLADPRALRITLDACEVYERLGSPEGELALAEAAVYLACAAKSNAVYKAYNEARAFIAKDVSRPVPVHLRNAPTKLMKQLGYGKAYRYAHDEPNAYAAGEDYLPEGMPAVGWYRPTDRGLEAKIAEKLAYLKGLDRSAREAEDQ is encoded by the coding sequence ATGGCCGACCTTTTCGACACGCCCGCGCCCAAGCACCAGCCGCTCGCCGAGCTGCTGCGCCCGCGGACGCTGGATGAAGTGGTGGGCCAGCGCCATCTGCTCGGACCGGGCAAGCCGCTGCGGCTCGCGATCAAGTCCGGCCGGCCGCATTCGATGATCCTCTGGGGCCCGCCCGGCGTTGGCAAGACCACGCTGGCGCGCCTGATGGCCAACAACTTCGACGCCGACTTCGTCGCGATTTCGGCCGTCTTTTCCGGCGTGAAGGAGATCCGCGAGGCCGTGAATCGCGCGGAGCTCTCACGCCAGCAGGGCGGTCGGGCGACGATCCTCTTTGTGGACGAAGTGCACCGCTTCAACAAGGCGCAGCAGGATGCCTTCCTGCCCTTCGTGGAATCGGGCGTGGTTACCTTCATCGGTGCAACCACCGAAAACCCGTCCTTCGAAGTGAATTCCGCGCTGCTTTCGCGCGCCGCGGTCTATGTGCTCAACAGCCTCAGCACCGCCGAGATGGAGGAGTTGGTCGAGCGCGCGCGGACGCACGCCTTCCCTGACCTGGACGTCTCGGCCGAGGCACGCGAACGCCTGATCGGCTGGGCCGACGGCGATGCGCGGCGTCTGCTCAATGTGCTCGATACCCTGCATACGGCCGCGGGCGTCGCGGGCACCTCGCAGATCGATGCTGACTTTGTCGAAAGCACGCTGGCGCAGAACCTGCGCCGCTTCGACAAGGGCGGCGACGCCTTCTACGACCAGATCTCGGCCCTGCACAAGTCGGTGCGCGGCTCCAATCCGGACGCGGCGCTCTACTGGCTCGCCCGCATGTTCGACGGCGGCGCCGATCCGCTCTATCTCGCGCGCCGGCTGGTGCGCATGGCCTCGGAAGACATCGGCCTGGCCGATCCGCGCGCGCTACGCATCACCCTGGATGCCTGCGAAGTCTATGAGCGCCTGGGATCGCCCGAAGGTGAGCTGGCCTTGGCCGAAGCCGCGGTGTATCTGGCCTGCGCGGCGAAATCGAACGCGGTCTACAAGGCCTACAACGAGGCGCGTGCCTTCATCGCCAAGGACGTGAGCCGGCCCGTGCCGGTGCATCTGCGCAATGCGCCGACCAAGCTGATGAAGCAGCTCGGCTACGGCAAAGCCTATCGCTATGCCCATGACGAGCCCAACGCCTACGCCGCCGGCGAGGACTATCTGCCCGAAGGGATGCCCGCAGTCGGCTGGTATCGTCCTACCGACCGCGGGCTGGAGGCGAAGATCGCCGAGAAGCTCGCTTACCTGAAGGGGTTGGATCGCAGCGCACGGGAGGCGGAGGATCAATGA
- the serS gene encoding serine--tRNA ligase — MLDIQLLRSQLPQVAERLAARGFALDTATFQALEDERKTLQTRTQDLQSRRNSLSKQIGMLKGKGEDASAVMAEVGGIGDELKANEAALAALQDKLTDFLQRIPNLPHESVPAGKDETANVEVRRWGTPGKFDFAVRDHVDLGERLGLDFDTATKLSGARFALLRGQIARLHRALAQFMLDTHTAEHGYTECYTPYIVNPEVLYGTGQLPKFAADMFRVERGGDDNAITQYLISTAEISLTNTVRDTVLKAEELPIKLTAHSPCFRSEAGSYGRDTRGMIRQHQFDKVEMVQIAHPETSYAALEQMVGHAEKILQKLELPYRVITLCTGDMGFSAAKTYDLEVWLPAQDTYREISSCSNCESFQARRMQARYKNEQGKNELVHTLNGSGLAVGRTLVAVLENNQLADGSVRVPAVLVPYMAGQELLSPLA, encoded by the coding sequence ATGCTCGACATCCAATTGCTCCGTTCCCAGCTGCCCCAGGTCGCGGAGCGACTGGCCGCGCGCGGCTTTGCGCTCGACACTGCGACCTTCCAGGCCCTGGAGGACGAACGCAAGACCCTGCAGACCCGTACCCAGGACCTGCAATCGCGTCGCAACAGCCTCTCCAAGCAGATCGGCATGCTCAAGGGCAAGGGCGAGGATGCGTCCGCGGTGATGGCCGAGGTCGGCGGCATCGGTGACGAGCTCAAGGCCAACGAGGCTGCGCTCGCCGCGCTGCAGGACAAGCTCACCGATTTCCTCCAGCGCATCCCCAACCTGCCGCACGAGAGCGTGCCCGCAGGAAAGGACGAGACCGCCAACGTCGAAGTGCGCCGCTGGGGTACGCCGGGCAAGTTCGACTTCGCCGTGCGCGACCACGTGGATCTGGGCGAACGCCTGGGCCTGGACTTCGACACCGCGACCAAGCTCTCCGGCGCGCGTTTTGCGCTGCTGCGCGGCCAGATCGCGCGCCTGCATCGCGCGCTCGCCCAGTTCATGCTCGACACCCACACCGCCGAGCACGGCTACACCGAGTGCTACACGCCCTACATCGTGAACCCGGAAGTGCTCTACGGCACCGGCCAGCTGCCCAAGTTCGCCGCCGACATGTTCCGTGTGGAGAGGGGCGGCGACGACAATGCCATCACCCAGTACCTGATCTCCACCGCCGAGATCTCGCTCACCAACACCGTGCGCGACACCGTGCTCAAGGCCGAAGAGCTGCCGATCAAGCTCACGGCGCATTCGCCCTGTTTCCGTTCGGAGGCGGGCTCCTATGGCCGCGATACCCGCGGCATGATCCGCCAGCACCAGTTCGACAAGGTCGAGATGGTGCAGATCGCCCATCCCGAGACCTCCTATGCGGCGCTCGAGCAGATGGTCGGCCACGCTGAGAAGATCCTGCAGAAGCTCGAGCTGCCCTACCGGGTGATCACGCTCTGCACCGGCGACATGGGCTTCTCCGCCGCCAAGACCTACGACCTCGAAGTCTGGCTGCCGGCCCAGGACACCTACCGCGAAATCTCGTCCTGCTCGAACTGCGAATCCTTCCAGGCGCGCCGCATGCAGGCCCGCTACAAGAACGAGCAGGGCAAGAACGAACTGGTGCACACCCTCAATGGCTCTGGCTTGGCCGTCGGCCGCACGCTGGTGGCCGTACTGGAGAACAACCAGCTTGCGGACGGCTCCGTGCGCGTCCCGGCCGTGCTCGTGCCCTACATGGCAGGCCAGGAGCTGCTGAGTCCGTTGGCCTGA
- a CDS encoding LysR family transcriptional regulator: MPINELRSITTFVRTVELGSLSKAAEVQQISPQAASKALGQLEAYLGVRLFHRTTRSMSLTEEGQRFLEAAQPSLIGLQQALHGARQTREEIAGPLRIVGPRSVSQAVVGPVLDEYCRLYPEVQADIQLDDRIGNWVEDRVDVGFRIGSSPQEGLIARRLFPLQLIICASPNYLRKYGMPRALHELGGHRCSVFRHAGSGRPVPWHVKAGDSIQEQLVPPAFSTNDEMLELRAVLAGEVIAQLAAPTAASLIRAGRLVPLLLDHMSEMYSLFVYYGSRAAQPARVRRFIDLAVERLGDSPEFVLGREELLQAQREAPASKAT, encoded by the coding sequence ATGCCGATCAACGAACTGCGTTCCATCACCACCTTCGTGCGCACCGTCGAGCTGGGGAGCCTCAGCAAGGCCGCCGAAGTCCAGCAGATCTCCCCGCAAGCCGCCAGCAAGGCCCTGGGGCAGCTGGAAGCCTATCTGGGCGTACGCCTCTTCCACCGCACCACCCGCAGCATGTCGCTGACCGAAGAAGGCCAGCGCTTCCTGGAGGCGGCCCAACCCTCGCTGATCGGCCTCCAGCAAGCCCTCCATGGCGCCCGCCAGACCCGTGAGGAAATCGCCGGACCGCTGCGCATCGTCGGACCGCGCTCGGTGTCGCAAGCGGTCGTTGGTCCGGTGCTGGACGAATACTGTCGCCTCTATCCGGAAGTGCAGGCCGACATCCAGCTCGACGACCGCATCGGCAACTGGGTCGAGGACCGGGTCGACGTCGGCTTCCGCATCGGCTCATCACCGCAGGAAGGCTTGATCGCGCGGCGCCTGTTTCCGCTGCAGCTGATCATCTGCGCATCGCCCAACTATCTGCGCAAGTACGGCATGCCACGGGCGCTGCACGAACTCGGGGGGCACCGCTGCAGCGTCTTCCGGCACGCAGGCAGCGGCCGCCCCGTTCCCTGGCATGTGAAGGCCGGCGACAGCATCCAGGAACAGCTTGTTCCGCCTGCCTTTTCCACCAACGACGAGATGCTCGAACTGCGCGCCGTGCTCGCCGGCGAAGTCATCGCCCAGCTCGCCGCCCCGACCGCCGCCTCGCTCATCCGCGCGGGGCGCCTCGTGCCGCTGCTGCTCGACCACATGAGCGAGATGTACAGCCTCTTCGTGTACTACGGCAGCCGCGCCGCGCAGCCTGCCCGGGTCCGCCGCTTCATCGACCTCGCGGTCGAGCGCCTCGGCGACAGCCCGGAATTCGTACTTGGCAGGGAGGAGTTGTTGCAGGCACAGCGCGAGGCCCCGGCTTCGAAAGCGACTTGA
- a CDS encoding iron-containing alcohol dehydrogenase: MDSFSFYNPTRIEFGKDKEQLIGQILAEHGIKKVLLTYGSERIKRDGLFATVSKSLDKHGIGFVECGGIVSNPLLSKVREAIGLAREHKVEAILSVGGGSVLDSSKAIAAGALYQGDVWDLFLRKATIAAALPVFAILTLAATGSEMNNGAVVTNEATKEKFAIGSVHTFPKVSIVNPALMQTVSRDYLVYSAADIIAHSIEGYFTATVQPKVQSRLVESVINTVIETTEVLLADPTDYAARAEFAWASTLALNGITYAGTAGFGYPNHMIEHSLSALFNVPHGAGLSVVIPAWMKWYHGRNPAQFERFARQVFGLGTAEAGIAALEKWFDKVGTPTRLSQLGITESDLPATIDNVLGNAQWFGLAELYTREVVTTILENAL, from the coding sequence ATGGACAGCTTCAGCTTCTACAACCCGACCCGCATCGAATTCGGCAAGGACAAGGAACAGCTCATCGGTCAGATCCTGGCCGAGCACGGCATCAAGAAGGTGCTGCTCACCTACGGCAGCGAGCGGATCAAGCGCGACGGGCTCTTCGCCACGGTCAGCAAGAGCCTGGACAAGCACGGCATCGGCTTCGTGGAGTGCGGCGGCATCGTCAGCAATCCGTTGCTCTCGAAAGTGCGCGAGGCAATCGGGCTGGCGCGCGAGCACAAGGTCGAGGCGATCCTGAGCGTGGGTGGCGGTTCGGTGCTCGACAGCTCCAAGGCCATTGCCGCCGGCGCGCTGTACCAGGGCGATGTGTGGGACCTTTTCCTGCGCAAGGCGACGATAGCCGCGGCCTTGCCGGTGTTCGCGATCCTTACGCTGGCCGCGACCGGCAGCGAGATGAACAACGGCGCCGTGGTGACCAACGAAGCCACCAAGGAGAAGTTCGCCATCGGCTCGGTGCACACCTTCCCGAAGGTCTCCATCGTCAATCCGGCGTTGATGCAGACGGTCTCGCGCGACTACCTCGTGTATTCGGCCGCCGACATCATTGCCCATTCGATCGAAGGCTATTTCACCGCGACCGTGCAGCCGAAGGTCCAGTCGCGCTTGGTTGAGTCCGTCATCAACACGGTGATCGAGACGACCGAAGTGCTGCTGGCCGACCCCACCGATTACGCGGCCCGTGCGGAATTCGCCTGGGCCTCGACACTGGCGCTCAACGGCATTACCTATGCGGGTACGGCGGGCTTCGGCTATCCCAACCACATGATCGAGCACTCGCTCTCGGCGCTCTTCAACGTGCCGCATGGCGCCGGCCTCTCGGTGGTGATTCCCGCCTGGATGAAGTGGTACCACGGTCGCAATCCCGCGCAGTTCGAACGCTTTGCCAGGCAGGTGTTCGGCCTCGGGACAGCCGAGGCGGGCATCGCCGCGCTGGAGAAGTGGTTCGACAAGGTCGGCACGCCCACGCGTCTGTCGCAGCTGGGGATCACAGAGTCCGACCTGCCCGCGACCATCGACAACGTGCTGGGCAACGCGCAATGGTTCGGCCTCGCCGAGCTCTACACGCGCGAGGTCGTCACCACGATCCTGGAGAACGCGTTGTAA
- a CDS encoding MFS transporter, with product MSQEDMAPDRQIVHRGWVLAIIMASYLMIVIDISIVLTGLPRIRAELGFTPAGLSWIQNAYTLTFGGFLLLGARAGDILGRQRMFMLGLAIFTLASLAIGAAQSPAWMIGFRAIQGFGAAVLAPSTLALISTHFEEGHERTRALALYAAAAGIGATVGLVLGGLLADLISWRAGFFINLPIGLALIAGSLRYLRETPRHSGRFDLAGALTSTLGMCALVFGIVEAAEAGWASSLTQGSIALGLSLLAAFLWIETRARQPLLPLYLLTNARRNGAYAARLLFLCGMAGFWFFTAQYLQGVLGFSPMLAGLAFVPVTIPQLATSLSVPAVARRFGQRRMLLIGLAMCVLGVLWLGLAATQASYLGGVLLPMLLIGFGQGWVLAPLTVAGVAGVESRNAGAASGVLNVAHQLGASLGLALLVVVYASGNAPVHEAAGMALHTGITLQVAALFLFLAWLIAARYIDFEPGGSHASRVRSGTSDMKEAS from the coding sequence ATGTCGCAAGAAGACATGGCGCCAGACCGGCAGATCGTCCATCGCGGCTGGGTGCTCGCCATCATCATGGCGAGCTACCTGATGATCGTGATCGACATCTCGATCGTGCTCACCGGCCTGCCCAGGATCCGGGCCGAGCTGGGCTTCACGCCGGCCGGCCTGTCGTGGATCCAGAACGCCTACACGCTCACCTTCGGTGGCTTCCTGCTGCTGGGCGCGCGGGCGGGCGACATCCTCGGCCGCCAACGCATGTTCATGCTGGGGCTGGCGATCTTCACGCTGGCTTCGCTCGCCATCGGTGCGGCGCAATCGCCGGCCTGGATGATCGGCTTCCGGGCCATCCAGGGATTCGGTGCCGCGGTGCTCGCGCCGTCCACGCTGGCCTTGATCTCCACGCATTTCGAGGAAGGCCACGAGCGCACCCGCGCGCTCGCCCTGTACGCCGCCGCGGCCGGCATCGGCGCCACGGTCGGGCTGGTGCTCGGCGGTCTGCTGGCAGACCTGATCTCCTGGCGGGCGGGCTTCTTCATAAACCTGCCCATCGGTCTCGCGCTGATTGCCGGCAGCCTGCGCTACCTGCGCGAAACGCCGCGTCATTCCGGGCGCTTCGATCTTGCCGGCGCGCTGACTTCCACGCTGGGCATGTGCGCGCTGGTATTCGGCATCGTCGAGGCGGCCGAGGCCGGCTGGGCGTCGTCGCTCACGCAGGGGAGCATCGCGCTCGGCCTGTCCTTGCTGGCGGCTTTCCTCTGGATCGAGACGCGCGCCCGTCAGCCCCTGCTGCCGCTCTACCTGCTCACCAACGCCCGCCGCAACGGTGCTTATGCCGCGCGCCTGCTGTTCCTGTGCGGCATGGCCGGCTTCTGGTTCTTCACAGCGCAGTACCTGCAGGGCGTCCTGGGTTTCTCGCCCATGCTGGCGGGCCTGGCCTTCGTGCCGGTGACGATCCCGCAGCTTGCAACCTCCTTGTCCGTACCGGCTGTTGCACGCCGCTTCGGCCAGCGCCGCATGCTGCTCATCGGCCTCGCGATGTGCGTGCTGGGCGTGCTCTGGCTGGGGCTCGCGGCCACGCAAGCGTCCTATCTGGGCGGTGTGTTGCTGCCGATGCTGCTGATCGGCTTCGGCCAGGGCTGGGTCCTCGCGCCGCTGACGGTGGCCGGGGTGGCGGGCGTCGAAAGCCGCAATGCCGGTGCTGCCTCCGGCGTGCTTAACGTGGCCCACCAGCTGGGGGCCTCGCTGGGTCTGGCCTTGCTGGTGGTCGTGTACGCCAGCGGCAATGCGCCGGTGCATGAGGCGGCGGGCATGGCGCTACATACGGGCATCACGCTGCAGGTGGCCGCGCTGTTCCTCTTCCTGGCCTGGCTCATCGCGGCCCGCTACATCGATTTCGAACCCGGTGGGTCCCACGCCTCCCGCGTGCGTTCCGGAACAAGCGATATGAAAGAGGCATCGTGA